In Thermospira aquatica, the following proteins share a genomic window:
- a CDS encoding radical SAM protein: MGYKHIYGPVPSRRLGISLGVDLFETKTCNFNCVYCECGRNARYVYERGHFVPPEEILKEIEDFLASNPAPQSITFSGTGEPTLSLDIGFLLETLSRRYPSIRLTVLTNGSLLWDPEVQHDLLPASLVVPSLDAVTEEAYQKIDRPHKIFELEKVIQGIIEFSQKFHTEEKKEIWLEVFIVPGVNDDPSHTRRLATLIQQMKCDRVQLNSLDRPPAEAWVKPAPESVLHGIREALREKGVIVPIDIVKRYTVRSELSRYHQDVEVAILEAVARRPMRLDDLSVMLGRNSEEIMAYLDILQREGKIQPVIQDHEIFYRRR, translated from the coding sequence ATGGGTTACAAACATATTTATGGTCCCGTTCCCTCACGAAGGCTTGGGATCTCACTCGGAGTCGATCTCTTTGAAACCAAAACCTGCAATTTTAACTGTGTCTATTGTGAATGTGGAAGAAATGCCCGTTATGTGTACGAGCGGGGGCATTTTGTCCCACCTGAAGAGATTCTCAAGGAGATAGAGGATTTTCTGGCATCAAATCCTGCCCCACAATCGATAACCTTTTCAGGCACGGGGGAACCAACCCTTTCCCTCGATATTGGTTTTCTCCTTGAGACACTTTCCAGACGCTATCCCTCTATCCGTTTAACGGTGCTTACGAACGGAAGTCTCCTCTGGGATCCTGAGGTGCAACACGATCTTTTACCCGCTTCGCTCGTGGTTCCTTCACTTGATGCCGTAACCGAGGAAGCCTACCAGAAGATTGACCGTCCGCATAAAATTTTTGAGCTTGAAAAAGTGATTCAGGGAATCATAGAATTTTCCCAGAAGTTTCATACAGAAGAGAAAAAAGAGATCTGGCTTGAGGTATTTATTGTTCCTGGTGTGAATGATGACCCCTCACATACCCGGCGGCTTGCTACGTTGATCCAGCAGATGAAATGTGATCGGGTTCAGCTCAATAGCCTCGATCGACCACCGGCTGAAGCCTGGGTAAAGCCTGCTCCGGAGTCGGTACTTCATGGGATACGAGAAGCCCTGAGAGAGAAGGGAGTGATTGTTCCTATTGATATTGTCAAGCGCTATACGGTACGTTCTGAACTCTCTCGCTATCACCAGGATGTGGAAGTAGCGATTCTCGAAGCAGTGGCCCGTCGTCCCATGCGTTTGGACGATCTCTCGGTAATGCTGGGGAGGAACTCAGAAGAGATTATGGCTTACCTGGACATTCTCCAGCGTGAAGGCAAGATCCAGCCTGTTATTCAAGATCACGAGATCTTTTACCGGAGAAGGTAA
- a CDS encoding transketolase — MEQTEKKRLEEVSKKLRANILMMLTEAGSGHPGGSLSCIDILTYLFLKQMRYDPANPHWPERDRFVLSKGHAAPALYAVLSHVGYYSSNLLKTLRKLGSPLQGHPDSRKLPGVESSTGSLGQGISVAGGMALAAKMDKRPSRVYCLVGDGEIQEGLVWEAAMAIAHFKLDNFCLFVDNNGLQIDGLVDDVMNVYPIGEKFLSFGWQVLNIDGHDFDEIEKALEFFESNQGSGKPTAIVAKTVKGKCVSFMENKAQWHGVAPSRDDLMKALDELGCLESMEEWNAEEN; from the coding sequence ATGGAACAGACAGAGAAAAAGCGGCTCGAAGAGGTTTCCAAAAAACTTCGAGCAAATATTCTTATGATGCTCACAGAAGCTGGAAGTGGACACCCTGGTGGTTCTCTTTCGTGTATTGATATTCTTACCTATTTGTTTTTAAAGCAGATGCGTTATGATCCGGCGAATCCTCACTGGCCTGAGAGAGATAGGTTTGTCCTTTCGAAAGGTCATGCAGCACCAGCTCTCTATGCCGTTCTTTCTCATGTGGGTTACTATTCTTCGAATCTCTTAAAAACCCTTCGCAAGCTGGGGAGTCCTCTCCAGGGGCATCCTGATAGCCGTAAGCTTCCCGGGGTAGAGAGTTCCACAGGATCACTGGGACAGGGGATCTCTGTTGCGGGTGGGATGGCACTTGCTGCAAAGATGGATAAACGTCCGTCGCGTGTGTATTGTTTGGTGGGAGACGGAGAAATTCAAGAGGGTCTTGTCTGGGAAGCAGCGATGGCAATAGCGCATTTCAAGCTGGATAATTTCTGTCTTTTTGTGGATAATAATGGGCTTCAGATTGATGGTCTTGTGGATGATGTTATGAATGTTTATCCTATTGGGGAGAAGTTTCTTTCCTTTGGATGGCAGGTATTGAATATTGATGGGCATGATTTTGATGAGATAGAAAAAGCTCTCGAGTTTTTTGAATCTAATCAAGGGAGCGGAAAGCCTACGGCTATTGTAGCTAAAACAGTGAAAGGAAAGTGTGTGAGTTTTATGGAGAATAAGGCTCAATGGCATGGGGTTGCACCATCCAGAGATGATCTCATGAAGGCTCTTGATGAGCTTGGATGTCTTGAGAGTATGGAAGAATGGAATGCGGAGGAAAACTGA
- a CDS encoding P83/100 family protein: MKKIIFGVGMVFFLIDSDLALDVDKEELSKNARRVEFVNYTGPYRSPQGMEDLRAIGETLALIRETNKQIFYPDMRYSVIRAVDTVETEKLDADIVELHRDSRIFHVKYIQALLSFYLGKTFRYDPKENDTIAWFIVYYNATHRGDMGFFSSRYKGVVLRFLSSSKVGLARRYTDWPGKTQIVIPLSQNPLNQALRLDTLALGDEKTIETLRKEPDKGIEERKELLEMQKEQIASDEKVIQQAKEEISQEKKEIAKQKEETTQKETTLQQKEKEVAQKKQEEATLPPGPEKEKAKQEIAQKETAVAQEKKALEQQKQEVAQKEAQVVTQEKKVAEAEKKLEQEKQQVAKQEEQLKQDETETSRTTPEALAKKEQELAQRETNIIKQEETLREGFVPDIKGGKLYYLKINGYYTDGHYSNEMLIIDPVKRSVLTSSPYKSIGGHKFDFSSEGIVVIGFEPLAGSGTKATRSDGRDVLVGYEGPRPENYVLVMLNETNLGVRYKGSDTIFWRSFVEVRGESIYVIIPEKDKYYLSRFDLLFKKQAQTKEPVDPNTFISFFGDEVFVNSTTKEVLVLDKESLEVKERIKP; the protein is encoded by the coding sequence ATGAAAAAAATAATTTTTGGGGTAGGAATGGTTTTTTTTCTTATAGATAGTGACCTGGCTCTGGATGTGGATAAAGAAGAGCTCTCCAAAAACGCACGGCGAGTAGAGTTTGTGAATTATACGGGGCCCTACCGAAGTCCCCAGGGTATGGAGGATCTTCGGGCGATTGGGGAGACTCTTGCCCTTATCCGTGAAACCAATAAGCAGATATTTTATCCAGATATGAGGTATAGTGTGATTCGGGCTGTGGATACCGTAGAAACAGAAAAACTGGATGCCGATATTGTAGAACTCCATCGTGATTCTCGTATCTTTCATGTGAAGTATATTCAGGCGCTTTTGTCTTTTTATCTGGGGAAAACTTTTCGTTACGATCCAAAGGAAAATGACACCATTGCCTGGTTTATCGTGTATTACAATGCTACCCACCGGGGAGATATGGGATTTTTTTCCTCCCGGTATAAAGGGGTTGTCCTGCGTTTTCTCAGTTCTTCGAAGGTAGGACTTGCCAGAAGATATACCGATTGGCCAGGGAAAACGCAGATTGTCATCCCGCTGTCTCAGAATCCTCTCAACCAGGCCCTGAGACTGGATACCCTTGCCCTGGGAGATGAGAAGACCATTGAAACCCTGAGAAAAGAACCTGATAAAGGAATTGAAGAGCGAAAAGAGCTTCTTGAGATGCAAAAGGAGCAAATAGCCTCTGATGAAAAGGTCATCCAGCAGGCAAAGGAAGAGATTTCTCAGGAGAAAAAAGAGATAGCAAAACAAAAAGAAGAAACTACCCAAAAAGAAACTACTCTTCAGCAAAAAGAAAAAGAAGTAGCTCAGAAAAAACAAGAGGAGGCTACTCTCCCCCCTGGTCCTGAGAAGGAAAAGGCTAAACAAGAGATAGCCCAGAAAGAAACAGCTGTTGCCCAGGAGAAAAAAGCCCTTGAACAGCAAAAACAAGAGGTTGCCCAGAAAGAGGCTCAGGTGGTAACCCAGGAGAAAAAAGTTGCCGAGGCAGAGAAAAAGCTTGAACAGGAGAAGCAACAGGTAGCAAAACAAGAAGAGCAATTGAAACAAGACGAAACAGAAACTTCCCGGACAACCCCTGAAGCACTGGCGAAGAAGGAACAGGAACTTGCCCAGCGAGAAACCAATATCATCAAACAAGAAGAAACCTTACGCGAGGGATTTGTCCCTGATATCAAGGGAGGAAAGCTTTACTACCTCAAGATCAACGGGTACTATACGGATGGGCATTATTCCAACGAGATGCTTATCATTGACCCGGTGAAACGAAGTGTGTTGACGAGTTCACCATACAAAAGTATCGGAGGGCACAAGTTTGATTTTTCTTCTGAAGGGATTGTGGTGATTGGATTTGAACCTCTGGCAGGAAGTGGGACAAAAGCAACTCGATCAGATGGCAGGGACGTACTGGTAGGATACGAGGGGCCACGTCCGGAAAACTATGTTCTTGTGATGCTGAATGAGACCAATCTGGGGGTACGTTATAAGGGAAGCGATACGATTTTCTGGCGGAGTTTTGTTGAAGTGAGAGGGGAAAGTATTTATGTGATTATACCAGAAAAGGACAAATACTACCTCTCTCGTTTTGATCTTCTTTTCAAAAAACAGGCCCAGACAAAGGAACCAGTCGATCCCAATACTTTTATTAGCTTTTTTGGAGATGAGGTGTTTGTAAATAGCACTACGAAGGAGGTTCTAGTTCTCGATAAAGAGAGTCTTGAGGTAAAAGAAAGGATAAAACCATGA
- a CDS encoding transketolase family protein, translating into MGEVLVATRDVYGKTLVEIGRENKNLVVLDADLSESTKTAMFAKEFPDRFFNFGIAEANMMCFAAGLALSGKVVFASSFAMFATLRPYEQIRNSIASQNLNVKIAATHSGVSVGEDGLSHQTVEDLAIMRVMPNMQIFVPADGIATAKIVKQAALCPGPVYIRLTRPKTEVIYDESYDFVIGKMHVIKDAPRADVGIIAIGTMVPNALKAARMLEEEGYSVIVADAASLKPLDRETVVRIAKSSRLVVTVEEHSIIGGLGGAVAEVLAEDFPAKLLRIGVMDVFGESGSPSALYKHFGLTPEDIFRKIFKQIR; encoded by the coding sequence ATGGGAGAGGTTTTAGTTGCTACCCGTGATGTTTATGGGAAAACGCTGGTTGAGATAGGAAGAGAAAATAAAAATCTTGTAGTACTTGATGCTGATCTTTCCGAATCCACCAAGACCGCCATGTTTGCAAAAGAATTTCCTGATAGGTTTTTTAATTTTGGGATAGCTGAGGCAAATATGATGTGTTTTGCGGCCGGACTGGCACTCAGCGGCAAGGTAGTTTTTGCGAGTAGTTTTGCCATGTTTGCAACGTTACGTCCTTATGAACAGATCCGTAACTCTATTGCTTCTCAAAACCTCAATGTCAAAATTGCTGCTACCCATTCAGGTGTAAGTGTGGGAGAGGACGGGCTTTCTCACCAGACAGTGGAAGATCTGGCGATCATGCGCGTGATGCCTAACATGCAGATTTTTGTGCCTGCAGACGGGATAGCGACCGCGAAGATTGTTAAACAGGCGGCTCTCTGTCCTGGACCGGTGTACATTCGTCTCACCCGTCCCAAGACGGAAGTGATCTACGACGAGAGTTATGATTTTGTTATTGGTAAGATGCATGTTATAAAGGATGCGCCCCGGGCAGATGTAGGAATCATTGCTATCGGGACCATGGTACCTAACGCCCTCAAGGCTGCTCGTATGCTGGAAGAGGAGGGATACTCGGTGATAGTGGCCGATGCAGCTTCTCTTAAGCCTCTCGATAGGGAAACGGTTGTTCGGATTGCCAAGAGTAGCCGTCTGGTAGTTACTGTAGAGGAGCACAGTATCATTGGTGGACTTGGTGGGGCTGTGGCAGAGGTACTGGCAGAAGATTTTCCTGCTAAATTGCTTCGTATTGGTGTTATGGATGTGTTTGGTGAGTCCGGGTCACCCTCAGCCCTTTACAAGCATTTTGGACTGACACCCGAAGACATCTTTCGTAAGATTTTTAAACAAATACGCTGA
- a CDS encoding sensor histidine kinase — MVFDGSGSVSLSFLQTMIDTLPFQMAVLDEKGVIRMVNEAWRVFARENGLQGDEIGVNYLEVTKWGAQTEETARQVLELLERVLKGEDGGGVVEYPCHSPTQRRYFHVHINGFTYDGRRWVLVAHENVTAEVLNREKEELALRRFQKLFTHMQEGVVLHEWIRDEKGEIVDYRIVAANEAFAKYTDLDVVSSIGVPATRLYGMNPPPYFDVYRRVFETGQAETFETYYPPMNRYYFISAIPWEDGFATIFLDISVLKQQQKMLEEALKQKQFFFRELQHRAKNTFSSIAGLIGLMAMDYSGEIQEALFRLRQDVVAMAKVYEILYHKGKEKVLDLGEYLKSILDGFRESFSRVFEHVEVEIRLERVSISSNRANLVGLWLTELLTNAIKYAFGQRQQGWLFLSLKEEGGQIEIEYSDGGREKGEKAPIEITAKSSSYGSQVMMMVVEELGGYQAMWRGNGIRVLFRFPKKPEDEEATV; from the coding sequence ATGGTTTTTGATGGGAGTGGAAGTGTTTCTCTCTCTTTTCTTCAGACTATGATTGATACTTTGCCTTTCCAGATGGCCGTTTTGGATGAAAAGGGAGTGATACGTATGGTAAACGAGGCCTGGAGGGTATTTGCACGAGAAAACGGGCTACAAGGTGATGAAATCGGCGTAAATTATCTTGAGGTTACCAAATGGGGGGCTCAAACTGAGGAGACGGCTCGGCAGGTTCTTGAACTCCTTGAAAGGGTACTGAAGGGAGAGGATGGGGGTGGTGTTGTCGAGTATCCCTGTCATTCGCCTACGCAGAGAAGGTATTTTCACGTTCATATCAACGGATTTACCTATGATGGTCGGCGCTGGGTACTTGTAGCCCACGAGAATGTTACTGCCGAAGTACTTAACCGCGAAAAAGAAGAGCTTGCCTTACGTCGTTTTCAAAAGCTTTTTACTCACATGCAGGAAGGAGTAGTCCTCCATGAGTGGATCCGCGATGAAAAAGGTGAAATTGTGGATTATAGGATTGTGGCTGCAAATGAGGCGTTTGCCAAGTATACCGATCTTGATGTTGTTTCAAGCATAGGTGTGCCAGCCACAAGACTCTATGGGATGAATCCACCACCCTATTTTGATGTGTATCGTCGGGTATTTGAAACAGGGCAGGCAGAGACGTTTGAAACCTATTATCCCCCTATGAATCGATACTATTTCATATCGGCTATTCCCTGGGAGGATGGATTTGCCACGATTTTTCTTGATATTTCGGTGCTTAAACAACAGCAAAAGATGCTTGAAGAGGCACTGAAACAGAAACAGTTTTTCTTCCGGGAGTTACAGCACCGGGCAAAAAATACCTTTTCCTCGATTGCGGGGCTTATTGGATTGATGGCAATGGATTATAGCGGAGAGATTCAGGAGGCACTTTTCAGGCTCCGTCAGGATGTGGTGGCGATGGCCAAGGTGTACGAGATTCTCTACCATAAAGGGAAAGAAAAGGTCCTTGATCTGGGAGAGTATCTCAAGAGTATCCTGGATGGGTTTCGCGAGAGTTTTTCTCGTGTGTTTGAGCATGTCGAGGTAGAGATTCGCCTTGAGCGAGTGTCGATATCTTCCAATCGGGCAAACCTGGTGGGGCTGTGGCTCACCGAGCTTCTCACGAATGCGATCAAGTATGCCTTTGGACAAAGGCAGCAAGGATGGTTATTTCTCTCTTTAAAAGAGGAAGGGGGACAAATCGAGATAGAATACTCGGATGGGGGGAGAGAAAAAGGGGAAAAGGCACCTATCGAGATAACAGCGAAAAGTAGTAGTTATGGATCCCAGGTGATGATGATGGTGGTTGAAGAGCTTGGGGGGTATCAGGCAATGTGGCGGGGAAATGGAATACGGGTTCTTTTCCGTTTTCCTAAAAAGCCTGAAGATGAGGAGGCGACGGTATGA
- a CDS encoding tetratricopeptide repeat protein, giving the protein MKKAWLTLIFMLVSSIALAQTVNQILSEREFRVGMLRFYNRQYQAAIQVFQRSLDLDPLNYRARYYLGEAYLQAGYTRQAIEEWENLIQLGGATYQVKQRLNDLYYQLSMDKNYTLYENYVLSQLYDGLKDGAHKVIRPAFLFYDEEEDTLLVSSLGNRYISEIDNTGRVIRTIGRKWWEQSVFATPMGIFLHDKKIYVADYTQDKIFVFNRTGKLLGSFGSHGYQSSNLAGPMGIVIVNGYLYVVDNGNDRIQKFTPEGEWVQTIGEGELNRPTDIVSDGSYLYVSDTANKRIVVYDFFGNFIREIVLNGIEEPRGLSLKGDFLYIVDSKKGIYLYNLQTEDMETLTTEEKPLQRPFDVAIDKQYRLNLSDINSTKMAIYTPLQMKYVNLGVFISQIWVDKYPKNLIHFRVLDREGNPIYNLRQENIAIYEENTLVPFIRLGQTYNYRDRLYLKIVIEMDPTMNTYREELQEFLKSIIEPMQGTDKLDLTLIGATTEDTGPYAAALLSTLEKVKNHPVGPLKDVDKALYNAVTSTLNVNLNKAIIYFTSGKTSFDSFTTYEPDVITTYARQNAVPIYVIHMGNRRQPLYQEMAEKTFGKYYTLENMKDIVQIYQTIRQAPPLEYVVSYTGLNLRGLPNFWVNVKLKVQYKDFMGVVDGGYFVPELFSSPFGPKLIDLNREQFKLRQSQPREE; this is encoded by the coding sequence ATGAAAAAAGCCTGGCTTACCCTTATATTCATGCTCGTCTCAAGCATAGCTTTAGCACAAACCGTAAACCAGATCCTCTCTGAGAGAGAATTTCGTGTCGGAATGCTGCGTTTTTACAACCGACAATACCAGGCAGCTATTCAGGTTTTTCAGAGATCTCTGGACCTCGATCCTCTCAACTATCGGGCTCGCTACTACCTCGGTGAAGCGTATCTTCAGGCAGGCTACACACGCCAAGCTATCGAAGAGTGGGAAAATCTTATCCAACTCGGAGGAGCTACTTATCAGGTAAAACAACGTCTCAACGACCTTTATTACCAGCTCTCCATGGATAAAAACTACACCCTTTATGAGAACTACGTTCTCAGTCAACTCTATGATGGACTCAAGGACGGGGCTCACAAAGTCATCCGACCGGCTTTCCTCTTTTATGATGAAGAGGAGGATACTCTCCTCGTTTCCTCTCTTGGTAACCGTTATATCTCGGAGATAGATAACACAGGGAGAGTCATCCGCACTATAGGCCGAAAATGGTGGGAACAAAGTGTATTTGCTACTCCTATGGGGATCTTCCTCCATGACAAAAAAATCTATGTGGCTGATTATACCCAGGACAAAATCTTTGTCTTCAACCGCACCGGCAAGCTTCTTGGTTCTTTTGGCTCTCATGGCTATCAGTCCTCAAATCTCGCCGGGCCCATGGGTATTGTTATTGTGAATGGTTATCTTTATGTGGTAGACAACGGCAACGATCGCATCCAAAAGTTTACTCCCGAAGGAGAATGGGTGCAAACTATAGGAGAAGGGGAACTCAACCGTCCCACGGATATAGTCTCCGATGGAAGTTATCTCTATGTAAGTGACACGGCCAACAAGCGTATTGTTGTTTATGATTTTTTTGGAAACTTCATACGAGAAATCGTCTTAAACGGGATTGAGGAACCACGAGGACTTTCTCTCAAGGGGGATTTTCTCTATATCGTAGATAGCAAAAAAGGCATCTATCTCTATAACCTCCAAACAGAAGACATGGAGACTTTAACTACAGAAGAAAAGCCACTTCAAAGGCCATTCGACGTGGCTATTGATAAACAATACCGTCTCAATCTTTCAGACATTAACAGTACAAAAATGGCTATCTACACCCCCCTTCAGATGAAATACGTTAACCTCGGAGTTTTTATCTCCCAAATATGGGTTGACAAGTATCCCAAAAACCTCATTCATTTCCGTGTTCTGGATCGAGAGGGTAATCCCATCTATAACCTGAGACAGGAAAACATCGCCATCTACGAAGAAAATACCCTTGTGCCCTTTATTAGACTTGGTCAAACTTACAACTACCGGGATAGACTTTACCTCAAAATAGTGATCGAAATGGATCCTACCATGAACACCTACCGTGAAGAACTTCAGGAGTTTTTAAAATCAATTATCGAACCCATGCAAGGAACGGATAAACTTGATCTCACGCTTATTGGAGCCACCACAGAGGATACTGGTCCCTACGCTGCCGCACTTTTGTCCACTCTTGAAAAGGTAAAAAATCATCCCGTAGGACCACTTAAAGATGTCGACAAAGCCCTCTACAACGCAGTGACTTCTACACTCAACGTCAATCTCAATAAAGCGATTATTTACTTTACCTCAGGCAAGACATCATTTGATTCTTTTACCACGTACGAACCTGATGTCATTACAACCTACGCAAGACAGAACGCCGTTCCTATCTATGTGATTCACATGGGAAATCGGCGTCAACCCCTTTACCAGGAGATGGCTGAAAAAACCTTTGGCAAGTATTATACCCTTGAGAACATGAAAGATATTGTCCAGATCTATCAAACCATCCGACAGGCTCCCCCTCTTGAGTATGTTGTCTCCTACACGGGCCTCAACCTGCGCGGCCTTCCCAATTTCTGGGTGAATGTAAAACTCAAAGTCCAATACAAAGACTTTATGGGAGTAGTAGATGGCGGATATTTTGTTCCTGAACTCTTTTCCTCCCCCTTCGGTCCAAAACTGATCGACCTCAATCGTGAACAGTTCAAGCTCCGCCAGTCCCAACCCAGGGAAGAGTAG